One genomic region from Bacteroidota bacterium encodes:
- a CDS encoding HAD hydrolase family protein → MSRYAANLNYLLHRHNVAAADLAQQLGIRDLSHPLPDQLAAVAAHFHITPNLLLGELLEEKENLRNRDIKLLVMDIDGVMTDGGMYYTESGDEFKKFNAKDGFAVRALGKRGVKTGIISHGFNTKLIESRAMRLHISLIEVSQVPKLDTLSRWCSELGITPAQVCFIGDDLNDEDIIRAVGFSACPADATAAVKEMVHVVLSRKGGDACVRELIDTYLLPQ, encoded by the coding sequence ATGAGCCGCTACGCCGCCAACCTCAACTATTTGCTGCACCGCCACAATGTGGCTGCGGCTGATCTTGCGCAACAGCTTGGTATTCGTGATCTCAGCCACCCGCTGCCCGATCAGCTGGCTGCTGTTGCGGCGCATTTCCACATCACGCCTAACCTGCTGCTGGGCGAATTGCTGGAGGAAAAAGAAAACCTCCGCAACCGCGATATTAAGCTGCTGGTGATGGATATTGACGGGGTAATGACCGATGGCGGGATGTATTATACCGAAAGCGGCGACGAGTTTAAAAAGTTTAATGCGAAAGACGGTTTTGCGGTGCGTGCGCTGGGCAAACGCGGCGTGAAAACGGGCATCATCAGTCACGGTTTCAACACGAAGCTGATTGAAAGCCGCGCCATGCGCCTGCACATTTCGCTCATCGAAGTATCGCAGGTACCCAAGCTCGACACGCTGAGCCGCTGGTGCAGCGAACTGGGCATTACACCCGCGCAGGTATGCTTCATTGGCGACGACCTGAACGACGAAGATATTATCCGCGCCGTGGGCTTCAGTGCCTGTCCGGCCGATGCCACCGCCGCTGTAAAGGAAATGGTGCACGTGGTGCTCAGCCGCAAAGGCGGCGATGCCTGTGTGCGCGAACTGATTGATACTTATCTGTTGCCGCAATGA